TTAATTGGGACACTTCAGATGTAGCTCCAGCACATATTAGACTCATGACCATCTTGGGTATATGttgtgaaaaaatgcattatgaCAACCAGTAAGAGAAATGTGactgtgtatttaaaaatcatCAGCACTTCTTGAGTCTTGGAGAGCACTCTCCCTCCTTGGCTCACCCTTATTTCTTTGACTTTGAAGTTATTTTGTTGTCTCTTTTCAAGGTTTCACAAGAAGCATTGTAGCTGTATATAGTACCTGTATGCTAGTAGTTCTTTTGCGAGTCCAGTTAAATATTATTGGCGGTTACATCTACCTAGATAATGCTGCACTCTGCAAAAACGGCACAGtaagtttcttgttttgtttcaaagGTAGAACTTCCACATTCTTGGAAGTGAAAGAATTATTTCGTGAGAGATAAAAAGAGCATAGCTTAGGAGTATTAGAACAAAACCAAGAGCTCTTAGAAGAGTGGGAGATGTGGAAGCATTACTCGAAGTAAAATATATTGATGTGTTTTAATAGCCGCTAAATTTGGATGATGTGGTGATACTGTTGCTTAACAAAATACTAGCAGTATTGAAGAATACCCTTTATCTGCATTTGTACTGCTTAAAGGTTACTTCATATCTAAACAccaacataaaataatttaattttttgtgaaaCTGTAATACTGTGTGAATAATCCAAGATATGTATGCAAATGTATATAAATGCTTAGGTCTTTCTAGCACATACATTAATTGCCCCTACATTTTCTTaggattaaagaagaaaaatgttgtctTTGAAATTTTGACTATTTGGTTGTAACTCCAAAAGGTCATCTACCTTAAATGTCTGTTGGTGGAGCCAAGTAAGGCAGAAGACTTGTTTTTTGTTTATATAGTGTATCTATCACTgctcaataaaaatattaatcccACAGTAAGCAAGTACCTATTGTACAGAATAAGATCTGCAAATTGTTGGATGGCTCATCTAAAAATAATGGATATAAACTTTGATTAGTTGTCATATGCCCCCCTGTGATAGCTCCTGCTGAAAGTTAAGGAACAGCATGTCACAGCAGGTCTAAGGAAAGCTTTCACTAGGGAGGCCAGGGTTGATGTGGAGGTTGTGCTTCATTTTGTGAAacctgaaaaagcttttttaaaagggCAAGATAAGTTTGGGctagaaatgtgttttctttctgttatttttccaatAGAGAAGTGGGTTGACAGGGCCAACTCTGAGGCACTCCACTGGAGCAAACTGGCATCCTGTCTCAGTtcctgaaagctgcttttctacCAGATGGCCTTTTGTTAGGGCTGAGCATAAATATCCTATTCCACTACATTTTATTTCGGGGGTGGTGTAGGGTCTAGTTTCACCTgcaatgcaggggtttttttaaaagactttcctATATATGAATGAAATGTGAAAGATTTATCTGTGCCACTGAAGATGGAAGAGAGATCTGTATAGTATTGAAGAGTGCCAGAGGACTTATGAAATATCCATGGGTTGATGGCAGGAAGAGAGTCAGAAGCTACAGAGTTGGGTCAGAATGGGGGAATCCATCTGCTGCagggtattaaaaaaattaaggaaattggTCGCAACAGgtttgaaattacttttgcatTGTTCTCTACTGTTGACACATCACAgaactatttattatttttttccccacagacacCACTAGCTCCCCCTGAAGTTCAGCAGCAATATTTATCAAGTATTCAGCACCTTTTAGGAGATGGTATGATGCTTATTATAAGCTAACTAAACTTACAGAACGCTACTTTTTTTTCTAGACTTGAGCAAATCATTAGAATAATTTTGACACTTTTCTTGTTCTAGGACTGACTGAGTTAATAACTATTGTTAAACAAGCTGTGCATAAAGTTTTTGGAAGGTAAGAGTCTCTATTTCTTTGTGGTTAGCTTTTAATCTTTATTGTGATGACTGCTCCCAAAACAATGAATTttactagaattaaaaaaaaaaaaaggaaggtgtaCTGACTTTTTCCAAAACAATGTTTTTATTCTAGCAGGCTATATCTGCCAGTACAAACTCGTATAGCAGACTGGGATCCTGTTACTTGTGAACATGCTACCGGTAGGAGAACAAAGCATCGTTATTAATTTTGCAACCACACTGTagtctcttttcctttccagtaTTTCCCTTAAGCACACCCTATCTCTTCTGGAGCTGGAACAGAAAGTTAAAGATATCAGGGAAGTAGTGGAACATAAAGATTCAGATCAGATTGCATCTCACTCTCCCTTATGTCATTATCTGATGCCAGATGAAGAAAATCCCTTGGCTACCCAGGTActtgtttcagtttctttcatctatctttttttattctgtgggtttttttgtttggggagAGAAGGGTATGTAACAGTCCTCTAGCTATACCATGGCATCTGTATCTTTTAATAAAAGGCAAGGCCCCTTCTGTCATACATCAAGTGTCCTTATACCTTTAATCAAGGCAAAGTAAAGTTGTACTTTCTTCAGATTTGATTGAAAGCAAGTGCCATCCTCAGAATGTCAGCTCTGAGCTCAGGAACACAGCCCAGTTACTGCTTTTAGCCTGTGACGTATGCTGTAACACAATGCAGCTTAACTCAGCCCTAAGCTAAATTGTATTACCTTGCACTTGTGTACCTGCAAAGATCATGGACAGCTGTAGCATCTTGGCTGATGCACAAGAAGGTGATGGTGTGCTGGAGTCCTTTGTCGCTTTGGGCTGGAAAATGAATAGGAGTCAAGGGAAAGGTGTATCTAATCTCAGTTGTAACATTAATTCCCTATTCTAAAGGTGTTTGTCTCCATCCACACCACAGGTTGGAGAAAACTCATGCTTAACTTGGTATTACAGTAGTATAATGAAGAAACTTAGGCTTCAGTGTGTGACTGCATGCACTTATCCCTTTAACTTAAGCTGATATGCAGggtttatttcagttttggaggtcagaagtagaaaaaatactttgttcaaTTAGTCTGGTATTTCCTGCAAATActgtttttagtaaaaaaaaatatcctacaGTGACCATTTAAAAGGGAAATTAGAACACAAATTATAAAGAATCTGATTTACGACagtaaatcttttcttttaaatagatttGCCTTACACATCTTGACTTTAATTCCATGGTACAAAACTCTTCCATCTCTGTTGTTATGGTTGCCAATAGATTTCTTACTAAATAgtgtctgtctttgctttttctaggcctgtggaCTCACAGAAAGAGACATTGCTACAATTAAATTACTTAATGAAACTAGAGATATGCTAGAAAGGTATAGAGAAATATTCTGTATTCCTATTAAACTCCTCGTCACAACTATTGTTTGTGTAAGACCATTTCTTTAATATAAAAAGCTGTCAACTTTCATTTGCAAAATGTGGCCACTCTGTTGCATTAAACTTTTATATTCACTAATTGTAGGCTGGGATTTCCAAAATTTGAGCGCTCTGAAACTTATAAGAAACAATCCTGCCTTAATGAGATGACAAGGATGTCCTTCCCAGTCACCCCGCCTTATCTCTTCCTCACTTTTCTGTAGTTATGCAGGAACAGAAGAGTACTTCTCTTCTGCTAAAGCAGGGTAAATTGAGAGTAGTTTTACTGGATTTACTTCCTTTGATAAAATGAACACCAGTTTTGGCTCATCAGAATGTATTTCTAATGCATGGTTTTGAGAGTGGTTGCATGCATCCTTTTACCAGAGAGCTACCAAAGTGAGGCATCTATAATAAACATTGAATATGAGGGAATTGAGCCAAATGCCAAACTATTCTTGCAATTTAGCTGCTAGAGATCTGGGGCATTTTAAGGATGAGGTAAGTCCCTTCTGTGTTATTAATAAGAAAGAGAAGTGAGGAATGCTTTAGATTTATCTGGGTTTTAGTAATCTTAGGGTAGAGTTTAGGTGGTTGCTTGGTTTGCTGTGGAGTTATTGGGGAGCTGGTCTTTCTTGAGATGGCTATACTAATGGCCTTTTATCTGGGTCATACATCTTCCCTTGTGGGAGGGACATCTGTAACACTGAATACTTGCAGGGTTTGTTAGTTTGGAAAAGTAAATCCCaggaattaaactttttttttcccccctcccagtcCAGACTTCAGTACAGTTTTGAGCACATGTTTAAATAGAGGATTCAGTCGACTACTGGACAATATGGCAGAGTTTTTTAGACCTACTGAAAAGGACCTCTCTCAGAATGGCTCTGTAAATaggtaaatgttttcttttgttctggttCTCGTGTGAATAATGCTTTGGGAGCGCAGTGAATTCCAAAAAAGGCTATTCATTTTCCTGCCTACGTGAAGTTCTCATGCTGGAAATAATTCTGCTTCTTGCTCTTCAAGAATAAATGCAATCTCCTCACTTGTATTGCATGTTTCTTCCCACCCATGAAATAGCTGGAATTTACATGAGGTGTCTTTCCTACCATTACTTGCAGATCTAAAAGTAGCAATCAGAAGACCTACATCACGTACTTTTTGCCTGAACACTGTACAGGCAGACTGCCTTTCTGGCTAAGGAGGATTTACCCCATTGGTGGTGACTACTGAAAGATGTATTGCAGTACCTCCCCTATGAGGCCGTGAGAAGGATAGCATTTCCCTACAGTTAGCAGATAAGCTCTGTATGCCCCAGTCTCTAACTGTCAGTTACCGTAGTTCTCAAGGAAGGCAGGCATTACCATGATTCTCCAAATACATTTAGTCAAAGCACCTTAGGGAGCTTTAGGTTccttgctgctgtgctgaaaAAAAGATCCTAACATTGAGGATCTTCTACCTCTTCATAGAAGgctgtttaaaaatagcttttattctGAAGTTAACTTTGGTTTTAAACAGGGCCGTGAGAGTGTTACAAATCCAAAAGCTGTGTTCAAATCCTTGAAATGTGATttctaaaatactaaaaattaaaacCTCAAACATCCAAAAACCCAgttattattcattttaataattgatGGCACTCAgagtaatgtttttatttaaatatacactatttacatatttaaaatgtcCCAAAGGCTGTAGTTTGGCTGTCTGTCCTAAGCCAGGTTTAGAGTTTGAAATAGTGCTAACAACTGTTtacatacgcacacacacacgtaaaTACTCTGCCTAAACCATATTTCTCTTGCATGAGAAGCAAGTGTGAAACTGTGTATAATAGGAACACCAACTGAATTTGCTTTGGTACTTCTCTATATTAAATGaaaagcttggggggggggggggggcaggggataCCAACTTTATCTGTACATTTTAGTTTGCAGTCTTTCAACTCTTACTTCTGAAGTAGTAATTTTCAGAACTGTAATATCACAGTTTAGTGGCTTTACTAATGTCAGAGCAGGTCTAGGtcaatatttttgttcttttctagtCTTTCCAGTGTCAGTCTTCCTTTAGCCAAGATAATTCCAATAATAAATGGACAGATCCATTCAGTATGCAGTGAAACACCCAGTCACTTTGTTCAGGTAAGAATCTTGCTTATTTAAAATATCCCaagtaaaattttgaaattaatgttGTGTATTTCTTCTTAATAACGTAATTCATTCTGTTTAATTTtagtggcttttaaaaaaaagtagaaacaatTGGCATAACTTAAAACTTTTTCTACATTTCTATCTTCCAATAATATGCTCTTTTTCTAGAAACTCTTCCCTCTGCTAAACTGTGCAGAAGCACAAAATATCTCTTAACTTGGTGCTGCTTGCAATTCTGCTCCTAAAGCAAGAAATTTGAGTTACATCTCTGTGGGAATGCCAGGTGCTTTTCTCATGATGAATTGCATACTGCAGCAAAACCAGAATAGTGGTGGATGTGTTTGATTAAGCACATTTATTCTTTAAATTTCTTCCAGGACCTGTTGATGATGGAACAAGTGAAAGATTTTGCTGCTAATGTTTATGAAGCTTTTAGTACCCCTCAGCAACTAGAGAAATGAACTGCACAGTTATAGGAATAGATCCTGTATTTATAACAAATCCCTTGTGACTACTGATGAGACTTGGGTTAATTTTATAATGGTGTAGGAGTGGTAGACCAGCAGAAAGAACATCCTGAAAAAAGTGGGAGTGAGCCCATATTTGTTCTAATAGAATTCTGTTTCAAACACccattaaaaatattcttgttgAAAGAATCATTGTATGTAAAGACTTTTCTATTAAAGTAGTTAAACTCTTCCAtaattaatttgattatttttattgcatctgAAAGGCATCTGGTGGCAGTATTACAACaagttactaaaaaaacccatttGTTTGCTTGGGCTGTgtaagttttggaaaaaaactaaTGATAGTGATCTAAGAATAGCAGAGAGTAGCAGAATGAAGCAAGGCTTCTGTCTTCTTCtcccagatttttctttttataaaggaaaacttttttccttaactttACAAATGTGATTCCAAAGAGTTTCTCATTCTTCAGAAAACCTTTGCCCACTGATGCACGTTCCTCTTGAACAagctagggggggggggggggtgctctctgttacTTAATACTAAAGGAATGTGGATTTTTAGAAGCTCTCTTGTTTATGCTGTTCAAACAGCTACACTGTACACATtaacttgtaaatattttatcttaatttgtattaattttgAGCCCAATGGTC
This genomic window from Accipiter gentilis chromosome 5, bAccGen1.1, whole genome shotgun sequence contains:
- the PEX3 gene encoding peroxisomal biogenesis factor 3; this encodes MLRSLWSFLKRHKKKCLVLGTFLGGVYLLGKYGQKKIREIQEREAAEYIAQARRQYHFESNQRTCNMTVLSMLPTLRDALMHQLNSESLTSLLKNRPANKLEIWEDLKIISFTRSIVAVYSTCMLVVLLRVQLNIIGGYIYLDNAALCKNGTTPLAPPEVQQQYLSSIQHLLGDGLTELITIVKQAVHKVFGSISLKHTLSLLELEQKVKDIREVVEHKDSDQIASHSPLCHYLMPDEENPLATQACGLTERDIATIKLLNETRDMLESPDFSTVLSTCLNRGFSRLLDNMAEFFRPTEKDLSQNGSVNSLSSVSLPLAKIIPIINGQIHSVCSETPSHFVQDLLMMEQVKDFAANVYEAFSTPQQLEK